One region of Dokdonia sp. 4H-3-7-5 genomic DNA includes:
- the ltrA gene encoding group II intron reverse transcriptase/maturase: MIKQVTSKKNLNEAYARVYRNKGSAGVDKVHIKELKSILQIHGKQYISHIERKRYQVSPILGVEIPKSNGKKRLLGIPTVVDRVFQQALHQVLQPLFEPDFQKHSYGFRPQRNAHQATAQSLLNINAGFLHIVDIDLKSFFDEVSHCILLELIYKKVQCKATMRLLRSFLRAPILINGRLQKRRKGVPQGSPLSPLLSNILLNELDKELEQRGHRYVRYADDFSIYVKSKEAAKRVGNSIYKYLRDHLQLPINRVKSGVRRPLDFQVLGFGFVPTYKKGEKGKYQLVVTRSKWQDFKSKLKYLTKKTIPASFDERIKRINLLIRGWINYFKPASIQSKLKKLEEWLRNRLRYCIWHHWKKPERKRKNLIRLGVNLDHAYAWSRTRMGGWAVAQSPILGTTITIKRLKMRGYVSLIEYYNRAV; encoded by the coding sequence TTGATTAAACAAGTAACAAGTAAAAAGAATCTAAACGAAGCCTACGCGCGAGTGTACCGTAATAAGGGATCTGCTGGAGTGGATAAGGTTCACATTAAAGAACTAAAATCTATACTACAGATTCATGGAAAACAATACATTTCGCACATAGAAAGAAAGCGCTATCAGGTGTCTCCTATATTAGGTGTTGAAATCCCTAAAAGCAATGGCAAGAAACGATTACTCGGTATTCCTACAGTTGTTGATAGAGTATTTCAGCAGGCATTACATCAAGTATTGCAACCTTTATTTGAGCCAGACTTTCAAAAGCATAGTTACGGGTTCAGACCACAACGTAATGCCCACCAAGCCACGGCACAAAGCCTTTTAAATATCAATGCTGGTTTTCTACATATAGTAGATATAGATTTAAAGAGTTTCTTTGATGAAGTATCACACTGTATACTACTAGAGTTGATTTACAAAAAGGTACAGTGCAAAGCCACAATGCGGTTATTACGTTCATTTCTTAGAGCGCCTATACTGATTAACGGTCGATTACAAAAACGCAGAAAGGGCGTGCCTCAAGGTTCGCCATTAAGTCCATTGCTTTCTAATATTCTGCTCAATGAGCTTGATAAAGAATTAGAGCAACGAGGACATCGTTATGTAAGATATGCCGATGATTTTAGTATTTACGTTAAAAGTAAAGAGGCTGCAAAGCGTGTAGGTAACAGTATCTATAAGTATTTGCGAGACCACCTCCAACTTCCCATAAATAGGGTAAAGAGCGGTGTGCGGAGACCTTTAGATTTCCAAGTATTAGGCTTTGGATTTGTGCCAACGTATAAGAAAGGGGAAAAAGGGAAGTATCAGCTCGTGGTAACTAGGTCTAAATGGCAAGATTTTAAGTCAAAACTTAAATACCTGACCAAAAAGACGATACCTGCAAGTTTTGATGAGCGTATCAAACGTATCAACCTATTAATACGTGGTTGGATAAATTACTTTAAACCTGCCTCCATTCAGTCGAAGCTTAAGAAGCTAGAAGAATGGCTAAGGAACCGATTGAGGTACTGCATATGGCATCACTGGAAGAAACCAGAACGGAAGCGTAAAAACCTAATCCGTTTAGGAGTAAACTTAGACCACGCCTATGCTTGGAGTCGCACAAGAATGGGAGGATGGGCAGTCGCTCAAAGCCCTATACTAGGCACTACAATTACTATTAAACGGTTAAAAATGAGAGGTTATGTTAGTCTAATCGAGTACTATAATCGAGCTGTATAA
- a CDS encoding HNH endonuclease: MIRNYWNEEWKEIVFDDKISENEKFKISNYGRIINCKTDEEFLVKKYFINGYQNLPVKQKRNGKQTSRYVHKLVAEHFLEKNDGICVIHLNYDKTDNRIENLKWATKREKELHQFSHPDWNEIVKKRSKNIGKLNAGKVKIIKRQLKNKNNRLKMIAKRFGVSDMQIHRIKTGENWSSVTE, translated from the coding sequence ATGATACGAAATTATTGGAATGAAGAATGGAAAGAGATTGTATTTGATGACAAGATTTCTGAAAATGAAAAATTTAAAATATCAAATTACGGCAGAATTATAAATTGTAAAACTGACGAGGAATTTTTGGTTAAAAAATACTTTATAAACGGATATCAGAACTTACCAGTAAAACAAAAAAGGAACGGAAAACAAACCAGCAGATACGTACACAAACTTGTTGCGGAACATTTTCTGGAAAAAAATGACGGAATCTGTGTTATTCATCTGAACTATGACAAAACCGACAATCGAATAGAAAATCTAAAATGGGCTACGAAAAGAGAAAAGGAATTACATCAATTCAGCCATCCAGATTGGAACGAAATTGTTAAGAAAAGGAGCAAAAATATTGGCAAACTGAACGCAGGAAAAGTAAAAATTATCAAACGCCAATTAAAAAACAAAAATAACAGGCTGAAAATGATTGCTAAACGCTTTGGAGTTTCTGATATGCAAATACACAGAATAAAAACAGGCGAAAATTGGAGTTCTGTAACTGAATAA
- a CDS encoding tyrosine-type recombinase/integrase, which yields MFDSFNTILTAKRYSDSTVTTYIGLLVSYQNYLGDSRPLERLDLSYLITTLRDFILKKEYTFNTQKQLISAVSLYYKEALRQEIDLSSLRPRSPQRVLPDILSTYEVKSILHHTTNLKHKAALTTIYALGLRVGELVDLRLAAMDKKRNTITIKAAKGKKDRQLPFPESLKPLLRQYYKEYKPTDYLFEGQSKPQYTAASLRSVFRASCKKARIKKKVTLHSLRHAYATHLMDSGTDLRMIQELLGHSDIKTTMIYTHVTTRSIQQVKSPLDFL from the coding sequence ATGTTTGATAGCTTTAACACAATATTAACAGCAAAGCGATATAGTGACAGCACTGTAACCACTTATATAGGTCTGTTAGTAAGCTATCAAAATTATTTAGGAGACAGCCGTCCTCTAGAGAGGCTAGATCTCTCATATCTTATCACGACACTTAGAGATTTTATATTAAAAAAAGAATATACCTTCAACACTCAGAAGCAGCTCATAAGTGCCGTGAGCCTTTATTATAAAGAAGCGCTCAGGCAGGAGATAGATTTAAGCAGCTTGCGACCGCGCTCGCCACAGCGTGTACTGCCAGACATACTATCTACCTATGAGGTGAAAAGCATATTACACCATACCACAAACCTCAAGCACAAAGCGGCTCTCACTACTATATATGCACTGGGTTTACGTGTAGGTGAACTAGTAGATTTAAGGCTTGCCGCTATGGATAAAAAGCGTAACACTATTACTATAAAAGCAGCCAAAGGTAAAAAGGACCGCCAGCTGCCTTTTCCAGAAAGTTTAAAACCTTTACTTCGTCAGTATTATAAAGAATATAAACCCACAGATTATCTCTTTGAGGGGCAGTCTAAGCCGCAATACACTGCTGCAAGCTTACGTTCGGTTTTTAGAGCTAGTTGTAAGAAAGCACGTATCAAGAAGAAAGTAACGCTGCATAGTCTGCGTCATGCCTATGCTACCCATCTTATGGATAGTGGTACAGACCTCCGTATGATACAAGAGCTCTTAGGGCACAGTGATATTAAAACGACTATGATTTACACACATGTGACAACTAGATCTATACAACAAGTTAAAAGTCCGCTAGACTTTTTATAA